A genomic window from Corvus moneduloides isolate bCorMon1 chromosome 11, bCorMon1.pri, whole genome shotgun sequence includes:
- the WNT5A gene encoding protein Wnt-5a isoform X2 yields MASQYLVVALAVFSSFTQVVIEASSWWSLGMNPMNPMNPVQMSEVYIIGAQPLCSQLAGLSQGQKKLCQLYQDHMQFIGEGAKTGIKECQYQFRHRRWNCSTVDNNSVFGRVMQIGSRETAFTYAVSAAGVVNAMSRACREGELSSCGCSRAARPKDLPRDWLWGGCGDNIEYGYRFAKEFVDARERERVYQRGSYESARIMMNLHNNEAGRRTVYNLADVACKCHGVSGSCSLKTCWLQLADFRKVGDALKEKYDSAAAMKLNSRGKLVQVNSRFNAPTIHDLVYIDPSPDYCVRNESTGSLGTQGRLCNKTSEGMDGCELMCCGRGYDQFKTVQRERCHCKFHWCCYVKCKLCTEIVDQFVCK; encoded by the exons ATGGCTTCTCAGTACCTCGTAGTGGCTCTGGCCGTTTTCTCCTCTTTTACCCAGGTTGTAATAGAAGCCAGCTCTTGGTG GTCTTTAGGGATGAACCCCATGAACCCCATGAACCCTGTTCAGATGTCAGAGGTGTATATTATAGGAGCCCAGCCACTATGTAGCCAGCTAGCAGGGCTTTCCCAAGGACAGAAGAAACTCTGCCAATTGTATCAGGACCACATGCAGTTCATTGGAGAGGGTGCAAAGACGGGCATTAAGGAGTGCCAGTATCAATTCAGACACAGAAGATGGAATTGCAGCACTGTGGACAACAACTCTGTTTTTGGCAGAGTCATGCAGATAG gcagccGGGAGACGGCGTTCACCTACGCGGTGAGCGCGGCCGGCGTGGTCAACGCCATGAGCCGTGCCTGCCGGGAGGGCGAGCTGTCCTCCTGCGGCTGCAGCCGTGCCGCGCGGCCCAAGGACTTGCCCCGGGACTGGCTGTGGGGCGGCTGCGGGGACAACATCGAGTACGGCTATCGCTTCGCCAAGGAGTTTGTGGATGCCCGGGAGCGCGAGCGAGTTTACCAGCGAGGCTCCTACGAGAGCGCCCGCATCATGATGAACCTGCACAACAACGAGGCCGGCAGAAGA ACAGTGTACAACCTGGCTGACGTGGCCTGCAAGTGCCACGGCGTCtctggctcctgcagcctgaagacctgctggctgcagctcgCCGATTTCCGCAAGGTGGGCGACGCCCTGAAGGAGAAATACGACAGCGCCGCCGCCATGAAGCTCAACAGCCGGGGGAAGCTGGTGCAGGTGAACAGCCGCTTCAACGCCCCCACCATCCACGACCTGGTGTACATCGACCCCAGCCCCGACTACTGCGTGCGCAACGAGAGCACCGGCTCCCTGGGCACCCAGGGCCGCCTGTGCAATAAGACCTCAGAGGGCATGGACGGCTGTGAACTCATGTGCTGCGGCCGGGGCTACGACCAGTTCAAGACGGTGCAGCGAGAGCGCTGCCACTGCAAGTTCCACTGGTGCTGCTACGTGAAATGCAAGCTGTGCACAGAGATCGTGGACCAGTTTGTGTGCAAATAG
- the WNT5A gene encoding protein Wnt-5a isoform X1, translating into MEKSSAVLIHGGAVGTVGSTMASQYLVVALAVFSSFTQVVIEASSWWSLGMNPMNPMNPVQMSEVYIIGAQPLCSQLAGLSQGQKKLCQLYQDHMQFIGEGAKTGIKECQYQFRHRRWNCSTVDNNSVFGRVMQIGSRETAFTYAVSAAGVVNAMSRACREGELSSCGCSRAARPKDLPRDWLWGGCGDNIEYGYRFAKEFVDARERERVYQRGSYESARIMMNLHNNEAGRRTVYNLADVACKCHGVSGSCSLKTCWLQLADFRKVGDALKEKYDSAAAMKLNSRGKLVQVNSRFNAPTIHDLVYIDPSPDYCVRNESTGSLGTQGRLCNKTSEGMDGCELMCCGRGYDQFKTVQRERCHCKFHWCCYVKCKLCTEIVDQFVCK; encoded by the exons ATGGAG AAATCCAGTGCAGTATTAATCCACGGAGGTGCTGTGGGGACAGTTGGCAGTACAATGGCTTCTCAGTACCTCGTAGTGGCTCTGGCCGTTTTCTCCTCTTTTACCCAGGTTGTAATAGAAGCCAGCTCTTGGTG GTCTTTAGGGATGAACCCCATGAACCCCATGAACCCTGTTCAGATGTCAGAGGTGTATATTATAGGAGCCCAGCCACTATGTAGCCAGCTAGCAGGGCTTTCCCAAGGACAGAAGAAACTCTGCCAATTGTATCAGGACCACATGCAGTTCATTGGAGAGGGTGCAAAGACGGGCATTAAGGAGTGCCAGTATCAATTCAGACACAGAAGATGGAATTGCAGCACTGTGGACAACAACTCTGTTTTTGGCAGAGTCATGCAGATAG gcagccGGGAGACGGCGTTCACCTACGCGGTGAGCGCGGCCGGCGTGGTCAACGCCATGAGCCGTGCCTGCCGGGAGGGCGAGCTGTCCTCCTGCGGCTGCAGCCGTGCCGCGCGGCCCAAGGACTTGCCCCGGGACTGGCTGTGGGGCGGCTGCGGGGACAACATCGAGTACGGCTATCGCTTCGCCAAGGAGTTTGTGGATGCCCGGGAGCGCGAGCGAGTTTACCAGCGAGGCTCCTACGAGAGCGCCCGCATCATGATGAACCTGCACAACAACGAGGCCGGCAGAAGA ACAGTGTACAACCTGGCTGACGTGGCCTGCAAGTGCCACGGCGTCtctggctcctgcagcctgaagacctgctggctgcagctcgCCGATTTCCGCAAGGTGGGCGACGCCCTGAAGGAGAAATACGACAGCGCCGCCGCCATGAAGCTCAACAGCCGGGGGAAGCTGGTGCAGGTGAACAGCCGCTTCAACGCCCCCACCATCCACGACCTGGTGTACATCGACCCCAGCCCCGACTACTGCGTGCGCAACGAGAGCACCGGCTCCCTGGGCACCCAGGGCCGCCTGTGCAATAAGACCTCAGAGGGCATGGACGGCTGTGAACTCATGTGCTGCGGCCGGGGCTACGACCAGTTCAAGACGGTGCAGCGAGAGCGCTGCCACTGCAAGTTCCACTGGTGCTGCTACGTGAAATGCAAGCTGTGCACAGAGATCGTGGACCAGTTTGTGTGCAAATAG